The following DNA comes from Mycobacterium sp. SMC-4.
GGTGTCGGCGGTGTCGCGGTGGCCGAGGCCGCGGTGGCGGAGAGCATCAGGTACGCCAAGGAACGTCACGCCTTCGGCAAGCCGATCCTGAACTTCCAGAACACGAAGTTCGTACTCGCCGAGTGCAAGACCGACGTGCTGGCCGGCAAGACCCTGATGGACCACTGCATCCAGCGTCACCTCGACGGCACCCTCGACGCGGCGACCGCGTCGATGGCCAAGCTGTGGGGCAGCGACAAGCAGTGCGAGATCGTCGACCGCTGCCTGCAGGTCTTCGGTGGCTACGGCTACATGATGGAGTACCCGATCGCGCAGATGTACGCCGCTTCCCGCGTGCAGAAGATCTACGGCGGCACCAACGAGATCATGAAGGAACTCATCGGCCGCGCCTTATGAGGTTGACCTTCGCGCAGTGACACCACTGCGTCAGTCACACCTCACTTTGTCAAAAACCCGATGTTCTCAACCTATTTCGTCAGGAGTATTCATGCATATCACCGGAACCAACGCACTCGTCACCGGCGGAGCCTCGGGCCTCGGACTGGCCACCGTCACCGCCCTCGCCAAGTCGGGCGCCCGGGTAATCGCCGTCGACCTGCCCACCGCGAACACGGATGCGCTGGCTGCTCTCGGCGACACCGTGGAATTCGCTCCGGCGGATGTCACCGACGAGGCCGCGGTCACCGAGGCGGTCGAGCGCGCCAACGCGGAGTCCTCACTGCGAATCACCGTGAACTGCGCCGGCATCGGCAACGCCGTCAAGACCGTCGGTAAGAACGGACCGTTCCCGCTGGCCGAATTCGAGAAGATCGTCAAGGTCAACCTGACCGGAACCTTCAACGTCATCCGCCTCGCCGCGCACGCGATGTCGCAGAACGAGCCCGTCGACGGCGAGCGCGGCGTGATCGTCAACACCGCCTCGGTCGCGGCCTTCGACGGGCAGATCGGACAGGCCGCGTACTCGGCAT
Coding sequences within:
- a CDS encoding 3-hydroxyacyl-CoA dehydrogenase, with translation MHITGTNALVTGGASGLGLATVTALAKSGARVIAVDLPTANTDALAALGDTVEFAPADVTDEAAVTEAVERANAESSLRITVNCAGIGNAVKTVGKNGPFPLAEFEKIVKVNLTGTFNVIRLAAHAMSQNEPVDGERGVIVNTASVAAFDGQIGQAAYSASKGGIVGATLPIARDLASLLIRVNTIAPGLFKTPLLGTLPEAAQISLGQQVPHPNRLGDPAEYAQLVEAIVTNPMLNGETIRLDGAIRMAPR